Proteins found in one Vallitalea guaymasensis genomic segment:
- the ppdK gene encoding pyruvate, phosphate dikinase yields MSKKYVYMFSEADASMKNLLGGKGANLAEMTKLGLPIPQGFTVSTEACINYYDNGESISDEIKQQIEEALVKVEEINDKKFGDNSQPLLVSVRSGARVSMPGMMDTVLNLGLNDVSVEGFAKATENARFAYDSYRRFIQMFSDVVKGLPKSKFERVLDDIKEAKGYASDLDLTADDLKDVIAAFKNLYKEQLGDDFPQNPKEQLMAAVEAVFGSWNNERAIIYRRMNDIPGNWGTAVNVQTMVFGNMGESSGTGVAFTRNPATGEKGIYGEYLLNAQGEDVVAGIRTPEPITRLEEDMPEVYKQFMEIASNLENHYKDMQDMEFTIEKGKLYFLQTRNGKRTAAAALKIAVDLVEEGLLTSKEALMKVEPKQLDQLLHPNFDVAALKAGTVVAKGLPASPGAAAGKVYFTAEDAAEAAKRNERVILVRLETSPEDIEGMYASEGILTVRGGMTSHAAVVARGMGTCCVSGCGDIAIDEENKVFTVAGQTVKEGDYISLDGSTGNIYIADIKTVDPEISGDFEKFMSWADEIRTLKVRTNADTPRDARKAVEFGAEGIGLCRTEHMFFEEDRIAKMRKMIVAKEVEERKAALSELLPIQKGDFKGMYEALKGMPMTVRLLDPPLHEFLPHDEEDIVALAKDMGITFEELKATVDSLHEFNPMLGHRGCRLAVTYPEIAEMQATAIIEAAIEVKKEQGYDIVPEIMIPLVGEIKELAYVKDVVVKAVDAAIAEAGVEMEYKVGTMIEIPRAALTADAIAKEAEFFSFGTNDLTQMTFGFSRDDAGAFLEDYYNKGVFESDPFARLDQTGVGQLVKMAAEKGKATRPDIKLGICGEHGGDPASIEFCHKVGLNYVSCSPFRVPIARLAAAQAALNN; encoded by the coding sequence ATGAGCAAGAAATATGTTTATATGTTTAGTGAAGCTGATGCATCAATGAAAAACCTTCTTGGTGGAAAAGGAGCTAACTTAGCAGAAATGACTAAGCTTGGTTTACCAATTCCTCAAGGATTTACTGTTTCAACTGAAGCTTGTATTAATTATTATGATAATGGTGAAAGTATTTCTGATGAAATTAAACAACAAATCGAAGAAGCTTTAGTGAAAGTTGAAGAAATTAATGATAAAAAATTTGGTGATAATAGTCAACCATTATTAGTATCTGTTCGTTCAGGTGCTAGAGTATCTATGCCTGGTATGATGGATACAGTTCTTAACTTAGGACTTAATGATGTATCTGTTGAAGGATTCGCAAAAGCTACAGAAAATGCAAGATTCGCATACGATTCTTATAGAAGATTTATTCAAATGTTCTCAGACGTTGTTAAAGGTCTTCCAAAATCAAAATTCGAAAGAGTATTAGACGATATCAAAGAAGCAAAAGGATACGCAAGTGACTTAGATTTAACAGCTGATGACTTAAAAGACGTAATCGCTGCTTTCAAAAATTTATATAAAGAACAATTAGGTGATGATTTCCCACAAAATCCAAAAGAGCAATTAATGGCAGCTGTAGAAGCAGTATTCGGTTCATGGAACAACGAACGTGCTATCATCTACAGAAGAATGAATGATATTCCAGGTAACTGGGGAACAGCTGTTAATGTTCAAACAATGGTATTTGGTAACATGGGTGAAAGTTCAGGAACAGGTGTTGCTTTCACAAGAAACCCTGCAACTGGTGAAAAAGGAATTTATGGAGAATACTTATTAAATGCACAAGGTGAAGACGTTGTTGCTGGTATTAGAACTCCAGAACCTATAACAAGACTTGAAGAGGATATGCCAGAAGTATACAAACAATTCATGGAAATCGCTTCTAACTTAGAGAACCACTACAAAGATATGCAAGATATGGAGTTTACTATTGAAAAAGGTAAATTATATTTCTTACAAACACGTAATGGTAAAAGAACAGCAGCTGCTGCATTAAAAATAGCTGTTGATCTAGTAGAAGAAGGATTATTAACTTCAAAAGAAGCTTTAATGAAAGTTGAGCCAAAACAACTTGATCAATTACTTCACCCTAACTTTGACGTTGCTGCATTAAAAGCTGGAACTGTAGTAGCTAAAGGTTTACCTGCATCTCCAGGAGCTGCTGCTGGTAAGGTATACTTTACTGCAGAAGATGCTGCTGAAGCTGCTAAGAGAAACGAAAGAGTTATATTAGTTAGATTAGAGACTTCACCAGAAGATATCGAAGGTATGTACGCTTCAGAAGGTATCTTAACAGTACGTGGAGGTATGACATCACACGCAGCCGTTGTAGCTCGTGGAATGGGTACTTGTTGTGTATCTGGTTGTGGAGACATTGCTATTGATGAAGAAAACAAAGTATTTACTGTTGCTGGACAAACTGTTAAAGAAGGAGATTATATCTCATTAGACGGTTCAACAGGAAATATTTACATTGCAGATATTAAAACAGTTGATCCTGAAATTTCAGGTGATTTCGAGAAGTTCATGTCTTGGGCTGACGAAATTAGAACATTAAAAGTAAGAACTAATGCTGATACTCCAAGAGATGCTAGGAAAGCTGTTGAGTTTGGTGCTGAAGGTATCGGACTTTGCCGTACAGAGCATATGTTCTTTGAAGAAGATAGAATTGCAAAAATGAGAAAAATGATTGTTGCTAAAGAAGTAGAAGAAAGAAAAGCTGCTCTTAGCGAATTATTACCAATTCAAAAAGGTGACTTCAAAGGTATGTACGAAGCATTAAAAGGAATGCCAATGACTGTACGTCTTCTTGACCCACCACTACATGAGTTCTTACCTCATGATGAAGAAGATATCGTTGCTTTAGCAAAAGATATGGGTATCACTTTTGAAGAATTAAAAGCTACTGTTGATTCATTACATGAATTCAACCCAATGCTTGGTCATAGAGGTTGTCGTTTAGCTGTAACATATCCAGAAATAGCTGAAATGCAAGCAACAGCTATTATTGAAGCAGCAATCGAAGTTAAGAAAGAACAAGGATACGATATCGTTCCTGAAATTATGATTCCATTAGTTGGAGAAATCAAAGAATTAGCATATGTTAAAGATGTAGTAGTTAAAGCTGTTGACGCTGCAATAGCTGAAGCTGGTGTTGAGATGGAATACAAAGTTGGTACTATGATTGAAATTCCACGTGCTGCATTAACTGCTGATGCAATTGCAAAAGAAGCTGAATTCTTCTCATTTGGTACAAATGACTTAACTCAAATGACATTTGGATTCTCTCGTGATGATGCTGGTGCTTTCTTAGAAGATTACTACAATAAGGGAGTATTTGAATCAGATCCATTTGCTAGATTAGATCAAACTGGCGTTGGTCAATTAGTTAAGATGGCAGCTGAAAAAGGTAAAGCTACAAGACCTGATATTAAATTAGGAATCTGTGGAGAACATGGTGGAGACCCTGCTTCAATTGAATTCTGTCATAAAGTAGGATTAAACTATGTATCTTGTTCACCATTTAGAGTACCTATCGCTCGTTTAGCTGCGGCTCAAGCTGCTTTAAATAATTAA
- a CDS encoding FeoA family protein → MTLDKAENKQMFIVNDIVQEQRMKKRLQDMGLTKGTRIKVLSNNTGGSFILNIRGSRVVIGKTVAEKIHVQPSEHEAYDIKAVGNAC, encoded by the coding sequence ATGACATTAGATAAGGCTGAGAATAAACAAATGTTTATTGTAAATGATATTGTGCAAGAACAAAGAATGAAAAAACGTCTACAAGACATGGGATTGACTAAAGGAACTAGAATAAAGGTTCTATCTAATAATACAGGCGGTTCTTTTATTCTTAATATTAGAGGTTCAAGAGTTGTAATTGGTAAAACAGTTGCAGAAAAGATACATGTTCAACCTAGTGAACATGAAGCTTATGATATAAAAGCTGTTGGTAATGCCTGTTAG
- the rpoD gene encoding RNA polymerase sigma factor RpoD → MANEGNLSKFEEKMKALIDLAKKKKNVLEYKEIEAHFGELVNDADKIEIVYDILEKAGIDVLGLIEEDDEPVKELDLSLPEGLNIDDPVRMYLKEIGKVPLLSAEEEVDLAMRMENGDQEAKKKLAEANLRLVVSIAKRYVGRGMLFLDLIQEGNLGLIKAVEKFDYRKGYKFSTYATWWIRQAITRAIADQARTIRIPVHMVETINKLIRVSRQLLQELGREPAPEEIAEELDMPVDKVREILKISQEPVSLETPIGEEEDSHLGDFIQDENVPIPADAAAFTLLKEQLVDVLDTLTDREQRVLRLRFGLDDGRARTLEEVGKVFNVTRERIRQIEAKALRKLRHPSRSRKLKDYLE, encoded by the coding sequence ATGGCGAATGAAGGAAATTTAAGTAAGTTTGAGGAAAAAATGAAAGCCTTAATTGATTTGGCCAAAAAAAAGAAGAATGTTCTTGAATATAAAGAGATAGAAGCCCATTTTGGAGAATTAGTGAATGATGCTGATAAAATTGAAATAGTATATGATATCTTAGAAAAAGCAGGTATTGATGTATTAGGATTAATCGAAGAGGATGATGAACCAGTCAAAGAATTGGATTTATCTTTACCTGAGGGACTTAATATTGATGACCCTGTAAGAATGTATCTAAAAGAAATCGGTAAGGTACCATTATTATCAGCAGAAGAAGAAGTAGACTTGGCCATGAGAATGGAAAATGGAGACCAAGAAGCTAAGAAAAAATTAGCTGAAGCTAACTTAAGGCTGGTTGTAAGTATTGCTAAACGTTATGTTGGACGTGGTATGTTATTCCTTGATCTTATTCAAGAAGGTAATCTTGGACTTATAAAAGCTGTTGAGAAATTTGATTATAGAAAAGGTTATAAATTTAGTACTTATGCGACATGGTGGATCAGACAAGCTATAACAAGAGCTATAGCTGACCAGGCAAGAACAATAAGAATTCCTGTGCATATGGTAGAAACCATTAATAAGTTAATAAGAGTATCAAGACAATTATTGCAAGAATTAGGAAGAGAACCTGCTCCAGAGGAAATTGCTGAAGAATTAGATATGCCTGTAGATAAGGTAAGAGAAATACTAAAAATATCTCAAGAGCCAGTTTCCTTGGAAACACCTATCGGTGAAGAAGAAGATAGTCATCTTGGTGACTTCATTCAAGATGAAAATGTTCCAATACCAGCAGATGCAGCTGCATTTACTCTTTTAAAAGAGCAGTTAGTAGATGTACTTGATACACTAACGGATAGAGAACAAAGAGTTCTAAGACTAAGATTCGGTCTTGATGATGGAAGAGCAAGAACTCTTGAAGAAGTAGGAAAAGTATTCAACGTTACAAGAGAGAGAATAAGACAGATAGAAGCAAAAGCACTAAGAAAACTAAGACATCCAAGCAGAAGCCGAAAATTAAAAGATTATCTAGAGTAA
- a CDS encoding DUF445 family protein: MDMKLIVAPIIGAGIGYSTNWLAIKMLFRPYTEKRVMGIRLPFTPGLIPKERERVAKSIGEVIQDYLLTDKIIVNELLEDSTKNHVLSLVNHNLYNQEGNIDLEQLLSSNDNKPVIDKLKDILVRRLYELIQDKSTKEQLQKAISEKVSTSLKKVKLTDIVSEEELNHKYEDFLYNQKTRVMLTDFLSGIIKEEATINEIIDEEMINNVKKFFIDYIDTLTSDLKIFENEKLKERVVGLIDATIKEKVGALGAMFVNGESIYQTIAEKSKEKLQEQEVKDEIYTFVIEKIDEVTNRPLKEILSNDKRESLIAWLAYYIPKNLSKLDITSAIDLKDTDLYSFINNLVNDSLEDKINHMVNDNYEEMLRDKDIIESIENIVDTMFNRVILTNIKVTDEDKKAIDTFILDKYNSFVNKHMTKLIKDVKLSSIIEKQLNMFDIKMLEDIILSIARKELNAITLLGGLLGFIISFLAVLF; this comes from the coding sequence ATGGATATGAAATTAATAGTTGCCCCTATTATAGGTGCAGGAATAGGGTATTCTACTAATTGGCTTGCAATCAAGATGTTGTTTAGACCTTACACTGAAAAAAGGGTCATGGGTATCAGACTGCCCTTTACACCAGGATTAATACCAAAAGAGAGAGAAAGAGTAGCTAAATCCATTGGTGAGGTTATTCAAGATTATTTATTGACAGATAAAATTATTGTAAACGAACTACTAGAAGATTCAACAAAAAATCATGTGCTTAGTTTAGTAAACCATAACTTATATAATCAAGAAGGAAATATTGATTTAGAACAATTACTATCATCTAATGATAATAAACCAGTAATTGATAAGTTGAAGGATATCTTGGTTAGAAGATTATATGAACTTATACAAGATAAAAGCACCAAAGAACAATTGCAAAAGGCAATAAGTGAAAAAGTAAGTACAAGTCTAAAAAAAGTGAAATTGACAGATATAGTAAGTGAAGAAGAGCTTAATCATAAATATGAAGATTTCTTATACAATCAAAAGACCAGGGTAATGTTAACTGATTTCTTATCTGGCATAATCAAGGAAGAGGCCACTATCAATGAGATAATTGATGAAGAGATGATTAATAATGTAAAAAAATTCTTCATTGATTATATTGATACATTAACAAGTGACTTGAAAATATTTGAAAATGAAAAGTTGAAAGAAAGAGTAGTAGGTCTGATTGATGCAACTATAAAAGAAAAAGTTGGAGCTTTAGGTGCTATGTTTGTTAATGGAGAGAGCATTTATCAAACCATAGCGGAAAAATCAAAAGAAAAACTGCAAGAACAAGAAGTAAAAGATGAAATATATACATTTGTAATAGAAAAAATAGATGAAGTAACTAATAGACCTTTAAAAGAGATTTTATCTAATGATAAAAGAGAGAGTTTGATTGCATGGTTAGCTTATTACATACCAAAAAATCTTTCGAAATTAGATATTACCAGTGCTATTGACTTGAAAGATACTGATCTATACTCATTCATTAATAACTTGGTAAATGATAGTCTAGAAGATAAAATCAACCATATGGTTAATGACAATTATGAAGAAATGCTGAGAGACAAAGACATTATTGAAAGTATTGAAAACATTGTAGATACCATGTTTAATAGAGTTATATTGACTAATATTAAGGTTACAGATGAAGATAAGAAGGCCATAGATACTTTTATTCTTGACAAATATAATTCATTTGTTAATAAGCACATGACTAAACTGATAAAAGATGTAAAATTAAGTTCTATCATAGAAAAGCAGCTTAACATGTTTGATATCAAAATGCTGGAAGATATCATATTATCCATTGCCAGAAAAGAGCTCAATGCCATAACTTTACTAGGAGGATTATTAGGTTTTATTATTTCTTTTCTAGCAGTTTTGTTCTAG
- a CDS encoding deoxyguanosinetriphosphate triphosphohydrolase — protein MDCLRIEQEKREDIILDKYAMKSKNTRGREIKEEPCDIRTEFQRDRDRIIHSKAFRRLKHKTQVFISPEGDHYRTRLTHTLEVAQISRTIARALRLNEDLTEAIALGHDLGHTPFGHAGEFALNKVCIYGFKHNEQSIRVVEKLERKGKGLNLTWEVRDGIINHPTVGKPSTLEGKVVRLSDKIAYINHDIDDAIRARILSEKDLPSEYTKVLGATSRARINNMIHDIVKNSMNKNDIIMSKDMEKSMNSLRKFMFENVYVGSKAKEHELKAHNMLRQLYEYFIINKELLPMEYQDMIDINNEPIERVVCDYIAGMTDRYSINIFSKLFIPASWKEM, from the coding sequence ATAGATTGTCTAAGAATTGAACAAGAAAAGCGGGAAGACATTATTTTAGATAAATACGCAATGAAGAGTAAAAATACTCGAGGGAGAGAAATAAAAGAAGAACCATGTGATATTAGAACGGAATTTCAAAGAGATAGAGATAGAATAATACATTCAAAAGCATTCAGAAGGTTAAAACATAAAACTCAAGTTTTTATATCCCCAGAGGGAGATCATTATAGAACCAGATTGACCCATACTTTGGAAGTAGCCCAAATCTCAAGGACTATAGCAAGGGCACTTAGACTTAATGAAGATCTCACAGAAGCAATTGCATTGGGACATGATCTTGGTCATACACCTTTTGGACATGCTGGAGAATTTGCCTTGAACAAAGTGTGTATCTATGGGTTTAAACACAATGAACAGAGTATCAGAGTTGTAGAGAAATTAGAACGCAAAGGTAAAGGACTCAATCTAACATGGGAAGTAAGGGATGGAATAATTAATCATCCAACAGTAGGGAAGCCAAGTACTCTAGAAGGCAAGGTAGTAAGGTTGTCAGATAAGATAGCGTATATAAATCATGATATTGATGATGCTATAAGAGCTAGAATTCTATCTGAAAAGGATCTGCCATCAGAATATACTAAGGTTCTAGGAGCAACGTCTAGAGCTAGAATCAATAATATGATACATGATATTGTGAAAAATAGTATGAACAAAAATGATATTATTATGAGTAAAGACATGGAAAAGTCAATGAACAGTCTACGAAAATTTATGTTTGAAAATGTATACGTGGGTTCAAAAGCAAAAGAGCATGAATTGAAAGCCCATAATATGTTAAGACAGTTATATGAATATTTTATAATCAATAAGGAACTGTTACCTATGGAGTATCAAGATATGATTGATATTAATAATGAACCTATTGAAAGAGTTGTATGTGATTATATAGCTGGAATGACGGATAGATATTCTATTAACATCTTCTCAAAGTTATTTATACCTGCTTCTTGGAAAGAAATGTAG
- the dnaG gene encoding DNA primase gives MYYPEELIEEIRIQNDIVDVISSYVQLNKKGSTFFGLCPFHNEKTPSFSVSSDKQMYYCFGCGVGGNVYTFVMEYENFSFVEAVKFLADRVHITLPTVEVSDEVKKRMDFKHQLVEVNKTAARYFYYQLKSEKGKHALEYLQKRGISEETLKKFGLGYSNIYRNDLYRYLSEKYDERVLNESGLVIPEKKSPGEYFDRFWNRVMFPIFDVHNRIIGFGGRVLGDFNPKYLNSPETKLFDKRRNLYGLNLARSSRKENIIIVEGYMDVISLYQAGITNVVASLGTAFTIEQAALIKRYTDNVVISYDSDTAGIKAALRAIPILKSKGLSVRVLRIKDYKDPDEFIKNKGSEAFIDLINNATSGFMFEIEELGNKFNLEDPDNRTKFHKQVATKLLELDSEIERDNYLEAIAKKYNTKKQLLEKLVVETGKNTGIVSSRQEIKKINSQKNKNSEDGIILAQKSILTLVANNYDIYKIVKKYLKVTEFLDEFYRKVAKEVYEAYENSKKVEYAVIINKFMELEEQKKVAGIFNKKILFENKLQLEKIVNENVKLIKAANIDANSRIINNTSELQKLILAKRELQGLHISLKDG, from the coding sequence ATGTATTATCCAGAAGAATTAATTGAAGAAATAAGAATACAAAATGATATTGTAGATGTCATATCATCGTATGTACAATTAAATAAAAAGGGTAGTACCTTTTTTGGGTTATGTCCGTTTCATAATGAAAAGACTCCATCATTTTCTGTTAGCAGTGATAAACAGATGTATTATTGTTTTGGCTGCGGCGTTGGAGGCAATGTTTATACATTTGTCATGGAATATGAGAATTTTTCATTTGTAGAAGCTGTAAAATTTTTAGCTGATAGAGTTCATATTACTTTACCAACAGTGGAAGTTTCTGATGAAGTTAAGAAACGGATGGATTTTAAACATCAACTAGTAGAGGTTAATAAAACAGCTGCTAGATATTTTTACTATCAATTAAAATCCGAAAAAGGTAAACATGCTTTGGAATACCTGCAAAAAAGAGGAATCAGTGAAGAAACACTTAAAAAATTTGGATTAGGTTATTCTAATATTTATAGAAATGATTTATATAGATATCTTAGTGAAAAATATGATGAAAGAGTGCTTAATGAATCAGGTTTGGTTATTCCAGAGAAAAAATCTCCAGGAGAATATTTTGATCGTTTTTGGAATCGTGTTATGTTTCCTATATTTGATGTACATAATAGAATTATAGGGTTCGGAGGTCGTGTATTAGGTGACTTCAATCCAAAATATCTTAATTCTCCCGAAACAAAGTTGTTTGATAAAAGACGTAATCTATATGGTCTTAATTTAGCTCGTTCTTCCAGGAAAGAAAATATCATTATTGTTGAAGGATATATGGATGTTATTTCATTATATCAAGCTGGTATCACTAATGTAGTAGCTTCCTTGGGAACGGCGTTTACTATTGAACAAGCTGCATTGATTAAGAGGTATACAGATAATGTTGTAATATCCTATGATAGTGATACTGCTGGAATAAAAGCTGCACTTCGAGCTATTCCAATACTAAAATCAAAAGGGTTATCAGTAAGGGTACTGAGAATAAAAGATTATAAAGATCCTGATGAATTCATAAAAAATAAGGGAAGTGAAGCATTTATAGATTTAATTAATAATGCTACATCAGGCTTTATGTTTGAAATTGAAGAATTAGGGAATAAATTCAATTTAGAAGACCCGGATAACAGAACAAAGTTTCATAAACAAGTTGCTACAAAACTTTTAGAATTAGATAGTGAAATAGAAAGAGATAATTATCTAGAAGCAATAGCCAAAAAATATAATACCAAAAAACAACTATTAGAAAAATTAGTTGTAGAGACTGGTAAAAATACGGGGATTGTATCTTCTAGGCAAGAAATTAAAAAAATAAATAGCCAAAAAAACAAGAATTCAGAAGATGGTATAATATTGGCACAAAAGAGTATATTAACATTAGTTGCTAATAATTATGATATCTATAAAATAGTAAAAAAATATTTAAAGGTGACAGAGTTTCTTGATGAGTTTTATAGAAAGGTTGCCAAGGAAGTTTACGAAGCCTATGAAAATAGCAAAAAAGTAGAATATGCAGTTATTATTAATAAGTTTATGGAATTAGAAGAACAAAAAAAAGTGGCTGGAATCTTCAATAAGAAGATATTGTTTGAGAATAAGTTGCAATTAGAAAAAATAGTAAATGAAAATGTCAAACTAATAAAAGCTGCTAATATTGATGCTAATTCCCGTATTATCAATAACACAAGTGAATTACAAAAACTTATTTTAGCAAAAAGAGAATTACAAGGATTGCATATTTCTCTTAAGGATGGTTAG
- the feoB gene encoding ferrous iron transport protein B, with protein sequence MFTERDMTMNGNIRVAFVGNPNCGKTTLFNAYTGAKHKVGNWPGVTVEKKEGTITYDDNKITLVDLPGIYSISPYTMEEILTREYILENDPDVVINIVDASNLERNLYLTLQLIELGKPVIIALNMMDVARNRGFIIDISKLSKQLNVPVVEVVATKKTGLDDLLKMIIHTAGNKKDYEPIKLDYGNKIEEDIDKVEKKLSGQDIDHNTVRWYGLKVVEDDREICNKLNIKNEFNYEEEIAKRKYDYITDFINNILTNPYEEDETFSDRVDKIVTNKWAGLPIFISMMLLVFAFTFKVGNFLAELLNIGFQGFSNVITSLLTSIDAADWLISLIVDGIIGGVGGILIFLPNIACLFLAISILEDSGYMSRVALIMDKFMRKLGLSGKAFIPMILGFGCSVPAIMTARTLEDERDRLTTILITPFMSCSARLPIYILFSNIFFPGNEILIAFSLYLLGVVVAVLIALIFKKTLSKGETAPLILELPAYKKPSPGTILIFVWEKVKGYIIKAGTIIFVASIVIWFLLEFNLSGKTDITTSMGASIGQVIAPVFKPLGFGNWQGALSLIAGIMGKEIVVSTMTVIYGLGDVASDGNMLQMSTKLIAAGFTSLSAYSFMVFSLLYTPCVATLGVIKKETNSWKWTIFSFVYQLVVAWIVAMIVYQIGSMFI encoded by the coding sequence ATGTTTACAGAAAGGGATATGACAATGAATGGTAATATAAGAGTTGCTTTTGTAGGAAATCCTAACTGTGGGAAAACTACATTGTTTAACGCATATACAGGGGCTAAGCACAAAGTAGGAAATTGGCCTGGAGTTACTGTAGAAAAAAAAGAAGGAACAATTACATATGATGACAATAAGATAACACTTGTTGATTTACCTGGGATATATAGCATATCTCCTTATACAATGGAAGAAATCCTTACAAGAGAATATATATTGGAAAATGATCCAGATGTAGTTATAAATATTGTTGATGCCTCTAATCTAGAGAGAAATCTATATTTAACTCTTCAATTGATAGAACTTGGTAAGCCAGTTATCATAGCTCTTAATATGATGGATGTTGCTAGAAACAGGGGATTTATAATTGATATCTCCAAATTATCTAAACAGCTGAATGTACCTGTTGTAGAAGTTGTAGCTACTAAAAAGACAGGTCTAGATGATTTATTGAAAATGATTATCCATACAGCTGGTAATAAAAAAGATTATGAACCAATTAAATTAGATTATGGTAATAAGATTGAAGAAGATATAGATAAAGTAGAGAAAAAACTATCAGGACAAGACATTGACCATAATACTGTAAGATGGTATGGATTGAAAGTTGTTGAGGATGACAGGGAAATATGCAATAAGCTAAATATAAAGAATGAATTTAATTATGAAGAAGAGATTGCAAAAAGGAAATATGATTATATTACTGATTTCATTAATAATATTTTGACTAACCCTTATGAAGAAGATGAGACATTTTCTGATAGAGTTGATAAAATTGTTACTAATAAATGGGCGGGACTTCCTATTTTCATTTCTATGATGTTACTTGTGTTCGCTTTCACATTTAAAGTAGGAAACTTTTTAGCTGAATTGCTTAATATAGGATTCCAAGGCTTTAGTAACGTGATTACGAGTTTATTGACATCCATAGATGCAGCAGACTGGTTAATATCACTAATAGTTGATGGTATTATAGGAGGAGTAGGGGGAATACTTATCTTCCTTCCTAACATTGCTTGTCTGTTTTTAGCCATATCCATATTAGAGGATAGTGGATATATGTCAAGAGTTGCCTTAATAATGGATAAATTCATGAGAAAATTAGGACTTAGTGGAAAGGCATTCATACCAATGATTCTTGGTTTTGGATGTTCAGTTCCTGCAATTATGACAGCTAGGACGCTAGAAGATGAAAGAGATAGATTGACAACTATACTGATAACACCTTTTATGTCTTGTAGTGCAAGATTACCCATTTATATATTATTTTCGAATATATTTTTCCCAGGAAATGAAATATTAATTGCATTTTCATTATATTTACTTGGTGTAGTAGTAGCGGTATTGATTGCTTTAATATTCAAGAAAACCCTATCAAAAGGAGAAACTGCTCCATTAATATTAGAACTGCCAGCTTATAAGAAACCTTCGCCAGGTACTATTCTCATATTTGTATGGGAAAAGGTAAAAGGATATATAATTAAGGCTGGAACAATAATATTTGTTGCGTCCATAGTAATATGGTTTTTACTAGAATTCAATTTATCAGGAAAGACGGATATAACAACAAGTATGGGAGCGTCTATTGGACAAGTTATTGCACCAGTGTTCAAACCTTTGGGATTTGGTAATTGGCAAGGGGCTTTATCATTGATTGCAGGAATAATGGGCAAAGAGATTGTTGTGAGTACTATGACGGTTATTTATGGGCTAGGAGATGTAGCCTCTGATGGTAACATGTTGCAGATGTCAACTAAGTTGATAGCAGCTGGTTTTACTAGTCTTAGTGCATATTCATTTATGGTTTTCTCATTGTTGTATACACCATGTGTTGCTACATTAGGTGTAATAAAGAAGGAAACCAATAGCTGGAAATGGACAATATTCTCGTTTGTATATCAATTGGTAGTAGCTTGGATAGTGGCAATGATTGTATATCAAATCGGAAGTATGTTTATATAA